The Branchiostoma lanceolatum isolate klBraLanc5 chromosome 1, klBraLanc5.hap2, whole genome shotgun sequence genomic sequence tgggtcgtccaatacaaacaaactaacaaacaaacaatgaatatatcaatatacctgaactaagttttaaaacgtctgcttgtcaaaatatagtgctgagtcaagcctaaaatgttacagttgaaatcatatgaaacaaaggatgagcctctaataataaataaatgaaggcttgatcagacaaagtatcgataTCAAGAATATGGGCcaaaaggttccgtaggttgcccagaaggttgagtctttgttgactgtatatagggcagtacaaaagataatggacaacgctttcgcttcgacatccgcAAGACATCCGCAATGTTAGTTTCTGACAAGCTAAAATAAAATAATCTGACATAAGAATAGTCTCCATTccctttttttccttctttggtCTGCGTTCTGTACTTCGGGAAATACGAACATGTAACTTATAAGTGTTGTAGTTTTCTGACTTATTTTTTTCTCACATCGTTCAAAATGTTGtgcttcagtgtaacacatgtTCGTAGAGTTAAaggctgtgatgtttattttctcatttatttacTAACGTAAACACTATATATTGATACACCAATGATGTTTAGTTTCTCATTTATTTACTCTCCTAAACATTATATATTGATACACTAATTATTGTGCTATATCAGTAGTTAAAGATGTTATATGAAGCAACTGTTATTATAAGAACACAATTGATTCAATTACTGGCAAGCCAAAATAAAAGGTTTAATAAAAGAACCGATTCCTTTCCATTTTTACCTTTGTCGCATGTGTATGTTGTTGTGCTGGCCGCACAGGGTCACATCTTTCTAGCGTTATGAATTCCATTTTCATTACACAGCACCCCCATGTAACTCCTTTACTGTTGTGCCCCGTTATTCTTGCCGTACGCACTAGAAATTCGTGCCgtagcaatcaatcaatcattcgcaggcatcagtgtctgatgcatggcggctacagacgtgcatagggctcgccaggctggtctgctctcggcatagaccctccagtcagttCTGGTGATAGCCGCTATCATGAATCacatgattactaccaacacagatgtgCGTCCATGATAATAATCGTTTATATTTACACTAAGAGCTAACAAGGATTCAGAAAGTATATCTATATGTGTAAGGAGTATATAATGTGCGAACACCAGTTATACACGCAAAATTTCCAAGGCAAAAAAACACCACACTTACAAAGTGGCTTCTGTGTACTCGATGCTTCCCACCTCCGTTGGTGATTTTTCTTCCCATTTGAATTGCATTGACTCCTTGTATGACATTCACTATTGGCAAAAAAATGAAGGCGGCCATAAAAGGAAAACAGACAGAGCAGGGTTTAGCCCCTCTGTAATGTGGGCAGAAATTTCCACTCACTAACTGGGTAAtgaggcacagaaaaaaatgacctttAACCTCACACTAAGTTCACCTTTCACCCGCTGCTTCGCCGACAAGACGCTTGCAGGATTGTATGAGGGTAAAAATCATCCCTTGAAGCAGGTAAGAACCTAAGTTATGCTAAATATCTGCCTTATCATGAAGAAGAGGAGCTATAGGACATTTCTACGGTAGATGGGCCGCATTGGAACGAAATGTAGGACTTTTCGGGGCGAGAAAATtgtaggagggggaggggggcgaatttTATAATACACGTCAAGAAGTCTTTGGAGACAAAATGATCGtttttgctaaaaaaaaaaaaaaaactctaagAAGTAGTGCTGCGTTGATTCGGTACAGTTCCAAagtaccggatcatgaagtaccggtactgtaccgatataaatttacacctagtatgtctttattttgtgactgacctcatgcaacaccaaacgtgaccaaagtgacacattggaacagcgtaactaatatgcaacagataattcaggcaggctgggagttttgatagcaaggccaataaagatactgacaagttaaAAACATTTTATATATGATTTTGTCACTGAAGAAGTTCAGGAAAACACATGTTTTTCAAATGGTTCAGGtactggtccggacctgtacctaaacccctgtacctgtacctgatgttacgtttaggtacgcagcacaaCTAAGAATGCAACAGTATCACAAAAATGAGACAGAATTGCAATAGCAATAACGATAAGGCTAAACAAAAATTTTCAGACCATGCATGCGCAGGCAACTTTGGAAAAACATattcatgataaaaatgaaggggaggggggcagtaggGAAGTAGTACTAGTTGGCCGGGTTTCTGCGTCATTACGATGGGAGTAGTAGAGGCTGGACTGTTGTTGTGGCAACCTACCAGTTCTGGGATCAGTAGAAATAATGCACTCCTGACGTATCATATTTGCGattgatatttttcatcttttcatcaattattatcttagacatggcagaggcaggtGATTGGTCTCCTACTGCTGTTCCCCAGAACTTCTCTGATGGGTCTCCTACCGGAGTATTAGGGGGCAGAGATGCAAGCAATGTAGAAGACAAGCCGACTGGAACCAAAGTCAGTTTGGACAATCAGCCAGAAGCACAtactggtgacaaaccctacatgtgtggggagtgcgggtacaggacagctgacaagcATAACCTATCCCGACACaagagaacccatactggtgagaaaccctacaaatgtaaccagtgtgattattccgcAGCTAGGAAATATACTTTGGACATCCATCTAATtaaacataccggtgagaaacccttcatgtgtggcgagtgcgggttcaggacagctGCGAAGCGTAGCCTATCCAGGCATATGAGAGTCCATACTGGTgtgaaaccctacaagtgtgaccagtgcgattattctgctgcTCAGAAAAGTAATTTagaccgacatctagccaaacactctggtgagaaaccctacatgtgtggggagtgcgggttcaggacagctGAGAAGCGTAATCTATCCAGGCATATGAAAGTCCATACTGGTgggaaaccctacaaatgtgaccagtgtggttATTCCGCAGCTAGGAAATATACtttggacagccatctagcgacacatacaggtgagaaacgcttcatgtgtggggagtgcgggtacaggactatCAGCAATTTCAAgttgtccagacatatgagaacccatacaggggaaaaaccctacaagtgtaaccagtgcgactattctgctgcagagaaaTCTACCTTAGACAACCATCTagctaaacacaccggtgaggaaccctacatgtgtggaaagTGTGGCTACGGAGCAACTAAAATATCTCAgttgtccagacatatgagaactcatacaggtgaaaaacccttcaagtgtgaccagtgattattccgctgcacagaaatcgGCCTTGAACAGCCATCTAGCTAAAcactcaggtgagaaaccctacgtgtgtggggagtgtgggtacaggtgCCTCCGCAAGTCTCAGctgtccagacatatgagaacccatacaggtgagagGCCCTACATATGTGTGAGTGCGGTACAGAACAACTCGACAGTGCCACTtgtccgaacatatgagaactcacacaggtgaaaaaccctacaagtgtgacctgtgcgaCTAGTCTACTGCACTGAAAAAACCTTGAAccaacatctagcaaaacacacaggggaaagccctacatgtgcggggagtgtgggtacagaacagCTAAAAAGTCCCACCTGTCGAGACATACCTTGAACAGACATTTAGCAAAACACTGATGAGAAAACCTTTATgcgtggggagtgcgggtacaggacagctgacgAGCGTAACCTTAAGTGGTAAGAAAAAACCTACATGTCCTGCATCTAGCTAAACACACTTGAGTAACTCTAAATGTGTACGGAGTGCAGGTACGCTAAGTTATCCAGCCCTACAAACATGTATGATGAAAAAGATGGATGTAAAGAACACTGCATGTGTTCAATGTCAATGTTTGAGAATAGCCCGAGTTCCGAGTGCGCATCTgcaactttgaactttattcacctttgaagcggtggcacatcggcagcgccgagtgctaaaagtacatacttACCGTAGATTGAGATATCATAGTTAACCACTATACAAAATCTTGTCGAGAGTATCAAAGAGTAATGAAATAAAGTAACAGTATTAGCTGGTGCATGGAAACCAAAGAAGTTCATAGAAGTAATATTATAGCAGTAAAAATAAGATATAGATAAAATGATAGCAGATAAATGGTAAACCTTAACTAACATTTCTATACCTAGCTGAAGCAGGAAACAATGGAATTTATGtactaaaaacaaacgaaattgatATAAATAACAATACACAACTCGAGGGGAGTATGATAAACAGTGCCAGCTGGGTGGCAAGTGGATTACTTATTTAACCATAGTTGTATGGGGGGGAGGGCGGCAGGTGAAAATAGTATAAGTAATAACAGTGGAGTCTTGGCAGTAATCTGGGTGTAAACAGCTATAGTGCGAAGAGCTATAACGGGCTaggtttacatgtagctgtggttTGAGGATATGATGTTACAAAGTAACTGATAACAATCAACAGAGAGTAGtgagatttaacaatgataaaCCATAGTTATCGTTTAATAAGCAGCCACGGTGCATTCTGGTCTGAGGTCAAAGTTTAAGTTCTCTTATTTGTAACCAATCAATTGTAAAGATGTGTTTGCAACATTTCCGCTTGGAAGTTATTACCCTTGCTGTGTTGGAACTGTGAGAAGGCTTATTCATACCGAAGAAAATCTACATCTACGCAGTCTGTATCAAGTACTTTGTGTCTGtagttttcctttaaaaaagaTACAACAGAAAGGAGCATACTTAATTAGAAATACTGTAAGTGTTAAGAATGTTGAGGTTTTAAAACTCAATAAGAAACTTATTTCTGTCAAATCTAATATAGGCTATCCTGACAGCTCACATCCTAACCTATCTTGTGCTTCAGTGTAACAAGTGTGCATGATGTTATAGGCTGTATGTGATGTTTATTTTCCCACTTATGCTCTAACctatacactatatattggaacactaataatcatgcTATCATGTAGAGTGTTTAACATTATGTAGAATCGCGAAGTTTGTAATATGAAGCGACTTTCATGGCCGATATTTAAGAACAAAGTTGATTCAAAGTATGGTAATTTTCGACAAGCGAAATAAAAACGTTTAATAGATGAACAGGTTCCATTCCATTTTCCCTTGTGTGGTTGATGTAAGTTATTGTGATGCTGTACAGGTTACAGGCACCATCGTTATTATTATCACTTTCATCAAAGCATAGAACTCTTTTCCTGACGTAATTCTTTACGCACCCTACGAAATTCCTTCCGAAAATAAAAGCGTTTAATagatattattatcattttcatcAAAGCACCCCCAAGAAACTCATTTCCTGGAGTAATTCCTTCCGTAACCGGTGATTTTTGCCACACCCAAAAGAAATTCCTGCGCATATTTTAGCCGTATCCACTTTCAGTTCTTGCAGCACTCGGTTATTCCTACCGTATCCACCAGACGATGTACTTTTGTGCCGTACCCAATGGTGCTGCACAGTCACAGTCGTGTCTGAATACCTAGCCTTTACCAAGGCAAACACCGAGTGGGGTTGTACAAATCACACCCAGTTTTGAAAAcgtttatatatttgttcaacCTTTAGTGCGAAGCGGTCTAGAGAGAAGCAGAAATCAGTTTTGAGGTGAAGATTCATCAGAGTAAAAAAAACCTCGATGATCGGAGAGTAGACAGTGAATTTGGTGGTTTAGAAATTACCATACATATATTTGCCAAACTGTTCTTCATACACTACTTACCCTCACCCCCACCGTACTCCTGTTTCCATTCTGAACCTATAaacacaacccccccccccccggtatCTGCGGCGTGGGGTCGTTGGCAGGACGAAGGCCGGTGCATCCTGGGGTGCCGGGCACAGTTGTAGCATGTTAAAGAAGGCCGCCACCGGGCAAAGTGGAGAGCCTGGAATAGCCAGTATTGGTACAATGAGGTCTCGTTCGTTGGCTTGGATAGTCTTGGACCAATTATTACGGATGAGAAGACCCTCCTCCGCGTACAAGATGTCACAGCGCCGCAGATGCTTGTTCTGCTCGAGACTCTTGGGTGAGGTCGGAACGAGGTTGGACCTTCTCAGGTATGCAAAGAATCCGATCAAAAGGGCAGTCCAGGTGGTGGCATCTTTTAGGAATGGCCAGGTTTAGAAACTGTCGGACTCGAAAGAGAAACTCTGGGGTGATGGGGTGGGCTTCTTTGGGACGGTGACGCAGCAGCTTTTTCAGCCCCCGCAATGTCTGCTGGAGTTCAAAGTGTTGTAGGCTGAACTCGAAATGTCCGTGAAACTGATGAAGTAGTTTCACCGCTGAGAGGTAGTGTGCGATGGTGTCTTCGGCACGCAGCTGGAGCTGGTCTTGATGAACTGTCAATCTGGCTGTGCTAAACTACTCtaatctattctactctactggaAAGAGTCAAGAGTTTCGGGTGTGCGTAGTATTCCAGGCTGATGACGATCTCGCTGCAGGACGCTGCCGCGGACTCCGAGCCGGACCGGAAGGTTAAGTCGCATCGACgtggagtgggggggggggcctTGAGTACGCTGCTGTAGATGCACACCGCGTTCTTGTAGACCGTGTAGGTACGGGTGGAAAGGGAGGAGGGCGTGCGATGAGGAACTACCGCTCGTGGAAGCTCGTGGATAAGTTGTTCGGTTCGCGAGAAGTAACATGGCTGCTCAAATCACGGGCCGAAGTCTCGCGAGACCCCGCTTCAAGGGCGGGAagtgagtgagggaggggggctgtcggtCCGATCGTTGTAGACTCTCTGTAAATACGCTATTGTGGGACGGCAACCCGCAGGTTTCTTGGCAGGTTCTTGTGCCTCGGCAGTTGGGAAACGTCGCACGGTAGGTTGAGAGGCTTGATTAAGGCTCAGAATGTGGATGTCGGGGAAACTTACACGGGGCAGGCGGGTGTGCAGTCCCTGGGGCTGGTGAAGAAACCTCGCTGCAGAACGCCGCCACAGATTACGAACAGTGTAGAGACAGCCGGAATCAGTCTTCGGGTGAAACtcttgcttagaactgcgaatccAGGTGGACAACGTTTCTGGGAGTCCTTGCACGCTACTGTGgttgcacaccgcggccctgcgTTAACATTGCGAGGGAGGCGAGCCGGCCGCACAAGGCGGCGGATTTCGCGTTGAGAGcgtggcacgagcggaggtcagaggttgcttcctccagcgtaattccctacgattggtccagaccaatcctactatcaCAACCCCCCCCCTCGCACCCGATACAACCTCCATCTTGTCCCCAGGCTCTACAAGGTCATACAAGTAAATCTAACCTTTTTGGCGAAGGCAACCAAGAAAAAGAATGCAGAAAGGGCAGTAGTCGTGTAAACGCATTCTACAATGTAGGCAGAACTTCCCACACAATAACTGGGTAACGAGGGACAAAtgatgacctttcaccccacgcTAAGTTCACCTTTCACCCGTGACTTTTCATAGAAGACGCTTGCAGGATTTGTGAAGGTAGAAATCAACCCTGGAAGCAGGTAAGAAAGCGAGTTATGATAAATGACTACCCTTTCGTGCCGCAGAGGAGCTATATGTCGTTTCTGTGATGTACGGGGCACATTAGGACGGAATGTAAGGCTTTTCTGTGTGGGAAAAttagggaggggaggggggcgacaccACACGTCACGAGGCAAAAATATAGTcgtttttgtcagaaaaaaactCCACAAAGGTTGTTACAGAACCACCAAAATAAGACAGAAGTACAATAGAAAACATGAGATCGGAAGAATTTACAAATATGGTTTGTAAAGCAGATTCGAAAGTGAAGAGGGGGGGGGTACAAGTGGGTCATGTTTGGAGGTAATTAAATGGGAGCGGTGGATGCAAAGTCGTTGTGGCAGCTTCCTGGTTTTGGAATCAGCAGAAAAATGATCTTTAATCTTTAATATCAACATGGCAGAAATACAAGTAATTTATACAATGCCACGGTATATTATGTTACCCCAGTTACccctgaattgcgttgatcttACAAATCCCATCTATACACACAACgcaacaaagaagacaaaaaccGGAAATCAACACAAAATGCACTCtagaacttagtggcagtagttaagactagagtagacatttgttatactgttatTGTCTGTCCgcccactccgtgttacatgtacatgtacttgcaattagcctacgggcaggaatttgcaataaaacttttcatATATTATTTTTTATTGATGTGTTTCACATTTTAAATGTATTTGTCTATTAggttagacatggcagaggcaggtAATGGGTCTCTCACTGCTGTTCCCAAGAGCTTTtgtgatgggtctcctactggaGTTTCATTGCACAGGAATGCAAACAATATTGAAGACCAGCCAGAAGCACAGactgatgagaaaccctacatgtgcggtgAGTCTGGGTACAGGTCAGCTAAAACATGTGGCCTAACCGGACATAGGAGAATCCATATGGGTAAAAAATCTTACAAGTGTAACCAGTGTGCCTATTCTGCTGCAGATAAATCCGccttggacagccatctagcaaTACACAtgggtgaaaaaccctacatgtgcgagAAATGCGGGTACAAGACAGCCAACAAGATTGACCTACttagacatatgagaacccatactggtgaaaaacccttcaagtgtgaccattgtgactattctgctgcacaaaaaTCAGCCTTGAAGAGACATCTAGCAAGACACTCTGGacaaaaaccctacatgtgcggagagtgcgggtacaggtcAGCTGACAGGAGtaacctatccagacatatgagaacccatacaggtgaaaaaccatacaagtgtgaccagtgtgactattccgctgcacagaaatcccATTTGAACGAACATCTcgcaaaacacaccggtgagaaaccctacatgtgtgacgattgcgggtacaggacagatGACAAGGGTAGCCTTTCCAAACATAtcagaacccatacaggtgaaaaacccttcaagtgcgaccagtgtgattattctgcagcacgTAAATCCAccttggacagccatctagccaaacacactggtgagaaaccctacatctgtggggagtgcgggtacagggcagctcaaAAGCGAAacctatccgaacatatgagaacccatactggtgaaaaaccctacaagtgtgaccagtgtgactactctgctaGACAGAAATCCACCTTAGACagccatctagcaaaacactcaggggagaaaccctacatgtgtggggagtgcgggtacaggtcAGCTGACAGGAGtaacctatccagacatatgaggacccacactggtgaaaaaccctacaagtgtgaccagtgtgactattccgctgcacagaaatacCATTTGaaccgacatctagccaaacacactggtgaaaaatccTGAAATGAATTTCCGTCAAATCTAACATAGGCTATCCTGACAGCTAGATTTGTACTGACATCCTACAAAATATTGTGCTTCAGTGTAAGTCCGAGGCTTTAACGAGTGTGGATAAAGTTAGAGGCTGTGATGTTTACTTGCTCCCTTATTTGCCAACCTGTAACATTTTACACTATATTATATTTTAACACTAATGATTATACTATACCTGAAGTGTTTAACATTATGAAGAATTGTGAAGCTCGTGTTATACGAAGCAATTGCCATAGTTGACTGATATGTAAGGACGCAGTTCATTCAaaaaagagttccacgacctcatatctccatgaacaattgaatgaatgagttaatgactggtttatttgatGAACATGGTCAATGAAAAGTATGTCGCAGCCGCAAATGGCTGAATCGGATAATTTTTGCACAGGTGCGTTCTTAGGCCTTCTTAACCATAAGGCGATTCAGACTCTTAACTAAAGTTATTTTGTAGCCGTACATCATTCGTCAGTCTACCAAACGGTAAAAGTTAAGATAATAAGCACCTGTTCTAttcaatttttaattttgtcGCATATGTATGTTGTTGTGCTGGCCGGACAGGGTCACATCTTTCTAGCGCTATGGATTCCATTTTCATCACACAGCACCCCCATGTAACTCCTTTACTGTTGTACCCCGTTATTCTTGCCGTACGCACTAGAAATTCGTGCCGTAGCCACTATCATGAATCacatgattactaccaacactgATGTGCTTCCatgataataatagtttatATTTACACTGAGAGCTAACACGGATTCAGAAAGTATATCTGTTTGCGTACAGAGTATATAATGTGCGAACACCAGTTATAGACGCAAAATATTCCAGGCAAAAAAAACACTGTATTTTGTGTACAAGATGGTACGCACCTCCGTTGGTGAATTTTCTTCCCATATCAACTGCATAAACCCGTGTATGACATTCTCTGAtgacaaaaaagcaaacaagcTGAAAACAGAAATGGCAGTGGATAAGTGTTAGGCCTTttgtaatgtatgcagaaattcCCTCCCAATTAGTGGGTAATCAGGCGCAAAGTAATTACTacaaacacagatgagcttccatgatagaAATATATTTACTACTAAGAGCTAACAAAGGGACAGAaagtatatctacatgtatatgcgtaCATAATGTATAATGTGCCAACGCCAGTTATACACGCAAAATAACCAAGGCAAAAAAACACCAGTTACAAAGTGTCTTTTGTCTCCGttggtgatttttttcttcccatGTAAATACCCTGTATGTGACATTCTCTTTTGCCAAAAAAAGGATAACAAAAAGAGCAGCGGATGGGTGTAGCCCTTTTGAAATGTCTACAATGAAGGCAGAAATATCCACAGAAACTGGGTAACCAGGCGCACaatatgacctttcaccccaagTCAAGTTCACCTTTCACCCGCCGCTTAGCTTAGGTAAGAAGAGACTTGCAGGATTGTGAAGAGAAAAATCAACACTAGAAtcaggtaagaacttgagttAT encodes the following:
- the LOC136427323 gene encoding zinc finger and SCAN domain-containing protein 2-like codes for the protein MAEAGDWSPTAVPQNFSDGSPTGVLGGRDASNVEDKPTGTKVSLDNQPEAHTGDKPYMCGECGYRTADKHNLSRHKRTHTGEKPYKCNQCDYSAARKYTLDIHLIKHTGEKPFMCGECGFRTAAKRSLSRHMRVHTGVKPYKCDQCDYSAAQKSNLDRHLAKHSGEKPYMCGECGFRTAEKRNLSRHMKVHTGGKPYKCDQCGYSAARKYTLDSHLATHTGEKRFMCGECGYRTISNFKLSRHMRTHTGEKPYKCNQCDYSAAEKSTLDNHLAKHTGEEPYMCGKCGYGATKISQLSRHMRTHTGEKPFKCDQ
- the LOC136424688 gene encoding zinc finger protein 84-like, which gives rise to MAEAGNGSLTAVPKSFCDGSPTGVSLHRNANNIEDQPEAQTDEKPYMCGESGYRSAKTCGLTGHRRIHMGKKSYKCNQCAYSAADKSALDSHLAIHMGEKPYMCEKCGYKTANKIDLLRHMRTHTGEKPFKCDHCDYSAAQKSALKRHLARHSGQKPYMCGECGYRSADRSNLSRHMRTHTGEKPYKCDQCDYSAAQKSHLNEHLAKHTGEKPYMCDDCGYRTDDKGSLSKHIRTHTGEKPFKCDQCDYSAARKSTLDSHLAKHTGEKPYICGECGYRAAQKRNLSEHMRTHTGEKPYKCDQCDYSARQKSTLDSHLAKHSGEKPYMCGECGYRSADRSNLSRHMRTHTGEKPYKCDQCDYSAAQKYHLNRHLAKHTGEKS